One part of the Chrysemys picta bellii isolate R12L10 chromosome 14, ASM1138683v2, whole genome shotgun sequence genome encodes these proteins:
- the LOC101939494 gene encoding uncharacterized protein LOC101939494: MSASDRVVVVLGGAGTVGSGIVKSLLERGFRVVVVSRDGARLEKLQSFVPAPTRDRLHTLIGDVGSEEGAEAAKEALLKSVGKVTDVVSSLGFSWWQGGPPHTQTLQELQRVLETLLLSTFTSWKAFFPLVQENPSGSYTFITGGAGERLLMPGTGFLTLGAAGALAFCQVVREEYPDVPCKLNEVKIDMGVAIPERLRPGYVSHLEVGEAVASLVEKGSVSHAVLCAHSPADLKTLTLEGKI, translated from the exons ATGTCTGCCTCGGACAGAGTGGTCGTGGTGCTTGGAGGGGCTGGCACGGTGGGATCCGGGATAGTGAAGTCACTGCTGGAGAGAG GTTTCCGAGTCGTCGTCGTCTCCCGCGATGGAGCCAGGCTGGAGAAACTACAAAGCTTTGTGCCGGCGCCGACCCGTGACCGTCTGCACACGCTCATTGGGGATGTGG GGTCCGAGGAGGGAGCGGAAGCCGCCAAGGAAGCCCTGCTGAAGAGCGTTGGGAAGGTCACGGACGTGGTGTCGTCGCTGGGCTTCAGCTGGTGGCAGGGAGgccccccccacactcagacGCTGCAGGAGCTTCAGCGG GTCCTGGAAACGCTGTTGCTGAGCACTTTTACGTCCTGGAAAGCGTTCTTCCCTCTGGTCCAGGAGAACCCCAGCGGCTCCTACACCTTCATCACAG GAGGGGCTGGCGAGCGTCTCCTCATGCCAGGCACAGGGTTCCTGACGCTGGGGGCTGCGGGTGCACTGGCCTTCTGCCAGGTGGTCCGGGAGGAGTACCCAGACGTGCCCTGCAAGCTGAATGAG GTGAAGATTGACATGGGGGTGGCGATCCCGGAGCGTTTGCGCCCCGGCTACGTGAGTCACCTGGAGGTGGGCGAGGCAGTGGCCTCTCTGGTCGAGAAGGGGAGCGTCTCCCATGCCGTGCTGTGCGCCCACTCGCCAGCCGACCTGAAGACACTGACCCTGGAAGGGAAGATCTGA